Proteins encoded in a region of the Isosphaeraceae bacterium EP7 genome:
- a CDS encoding PEP-CTERM sorting domain-containing protein, with protein sequence MNGRNLASLALLAGLMVAPNVVRADSTFSLSLTTGSDNKLDLGLFSGGSILNFSFSGHGDLIDPNIQVNADGSLFSPASSNLAFANEGAAYSTLAGGDGINHFVGGGLNFDSTGSGFGFAGKMTTDTTDPLAIRHGAVVGTFSATPGRDDWFLIGLGSVVVIPDGGAHLYLAVNESINSDNNGAYLGTLTVIPEPSSIVMLGIGISGVLLRISGRKASLSRLTSA encoded by the coding sequence ATGAATGGCCGGAACCTTGCTTCGCTAGCCCTGCTCGCCGGTCTGATGGTTGCCCCGAACGTCGTCCGGGCCGACTCCACCTTCTCGCTATCGCTCACCACGGGCAGCGACAATAAGCTGGACCTGGGGTTATTCTCGGGCGGTTCGATCCTGAATTTCTCATTCTCGGGCCACGGCGACCTCATCGACCCGAATATCCAGGTCAACGCCGACGGCTCACTGTTCTCCCCGGCCTCGTCCAACCTGGCGTTTGCGAATGAGGGCGCGGCTTACTCGACCCTCGCGGGCGGAGACGGCATCAACCACTTCGTCGGCGGCGGCCTCAATTTCGACTCGACCGGCAGCGGCTTTGGCTTCGCCGGGAAGATGACGACCGACACGACGGATCCTCTGGCGATCCGCCATGGCGCGGTCGTCGGCACGTTCAGCGCCACCCCCGGCCGGGACGATTGGTTCCTCATCGGACTTGGGAGCGTTGTCGTCATCCCCGATGGGGGCGCCCACCTCTATTTGGCCGTCAATGAATCGATCAACTCCGACAATAATGGCGCCTACCTCGGTACCCTGACCGTGATCCCCGAGCCGTCCAGCATCGTGATGCTCGGGATTGGGATCTCCGGCGTCTTGCTCCGCATTTCGGGCCGCAAAGCCTCCCTCTCGAGGTTGACCTCCGCCTGA